From Salmo salar chromosome ssa04, Ssal_v3.1, whole genome shotgun sequence, one genomic window encodes:
- the LOC106610171 gene encoding scrapie-responsive protein 1 isoform X1 has protein sequence MSIRFPFHQITELENPLGPLGLANDTEAAAKLANGTEAIFFLIKMKPLLIAAILLVGLLAMGSEAIPSNRWSCYKKVLKGRDCRNVGISNGVANMRPIDSLQNHFWEGNKCDMVCYCNFSELLCCPRDVFFGPKISFIIPCKTI, from the exons ATGAGTATCAGGTTTCCCTTTCATCAAATCACAGAGCTGGAAAATCCACTCGGGCCTCTCGGGCTGGCCAATGacacagaggctgctgccaagCTGGCCAATGGGACAGAGGCAATTTTTTT CTTGATCAAAATGAAGCCACTACTCATTGCTGCTATTCTCTTGGTTGGACTATTGGCAATGGGCAGCGAGGCCATTCCATCAAACCGCTGGTCCTGCTACAAGAAAGTCTTGAAGGGCAGGGACTGTCGCAATGTTGGCATCTCCAACGGAGTTGCGAACATGCGACCCATCGATTCCCTGCAGAACCATTTCTGGGAGGGGAACAAATGCGACATGGTGTGCTACTGTAACTTCAGTGAGCTCCTCTGCTGCCCAAG GGATGTCTTCTTTGGACCCAAAATCTCCTTTATAATTCCATGCAAAACCATCTGA
- the LOC106610171 gene encoding scrapie-responsive protein 1 isoform X2, whose product MKPLLIAAILLVGLLAMGSEAIPSNRWSCYKKVLKGRDCRNVGISNGVANMRPIDSLQNHFWEGNKCDMVCYCNFSELLCCPRDVFFGPKISFIIPCKTI is encoded by the exons ATGAAGCCACTACTCATTGCTGCTATTCTCTTGGTTGGACTATTGGCAATGGGCAGCGAGGCCATTCCATCAAACCGCTGGTCCTGCTACAAGAAAGTCTTGAAGGGCAGGGACTGTCGCAATGTTGGCATCTCCAACGGAGTTGCGAACATGCGACCCATCGATTCCCTGCAGAACCATTTCTGGGAGGGGAACAAATGCGACATGGTGTGCTACTGTAACTTCAGTGAGCTCCTCTGCTGCCCAAG GGATGTCTTCTTTGGACCCAAAATCTCCTTTATAATTCCATGCAAAACCATCTGA